The following DNA comes from Lentibacillus sp. Marseille-P4043.
CGACAGGTGCCATCATCAGATAAAATCGGATTAAGTGATGCTTCACCAATAAACTGACCGTTAACGGTAGACAGTCTTTCCTCAAAATCAAGCTCTTCCTTTGTGGACAGGCAGTTGTTATAGTTTTGCCTTAACGTTTCCGCAAGTTCCTCAGGCACAACATCCTCAATCAACTTTCCCTCCATATTCTCCTCCATATCTAGAACCTGTATCGCTGATCGGTTTACATAGACATAGCGAAATGAATTACCATCTGCCTCCATGATAAAAACCAAATCCTTAATAGAATCAAACATTTTTCGAATCATTGTAACGTTATGACTTATATTATGTATAAATTGCTTCATTGCAGTCCACTCCTTTTTCCCACAGCAATACAATACCCGTTTTACGAACATTATAAACAAGAAAAAAGGTCCTGTCCCCACTTGAGGGACTAGACCCCTTTTTTTACGACCCTGACGTGCCTGGTCGACTTTGGATATTGTACTTTTTTTCACCTTTCTTTTTTTCTCTGTCTAATGCATTCAGTTCTTCCTTACTTTTGTTTTTGGCCTTTTTACTCATGACAAAACCTCCTCACCTTTAGTTTGACTCATTTCAATAAAAAGATGAGTGAAAAATCCTTTGCCTACAAACAATGCATCTTATTCTCTGCCTGATCCCAAGGTACTTTATACCCTTGACCTTTTGCACAAAAAATAGAGTTGGAGGTGTATTCCAGATCGGCGTCCTTATCATAATCCAATCTTTTTATGACCGCTTCTTCATTATGGCAACGGTCATACCCGCCAAACTGAAGATTTAACCTTCCTTTCCCGTGAGTAAAAGAAGCAAACATGAAGTTATAGTTCATAAATGTTGCCACAGGTACTCTACCCTGTACAATCACCTTGTCCCCTATCGTTTCCGGCGGGTCAAAAGTTCCGTGTGCTTGCTGAATGTCTGATAACACCCTCCCAATATGGTCTAATTCTACTTTTACTTTAAAGTTATAATATGGTTCCAATAATACATTTTTCGCTTTTTCCAACCCTTGTCGTAATGCTCGGTATGTAGCCTCTCGGAAATCTCCGCCAGAGGTGTGCTTATTATGCGCCTTTCCAGTTAATAAGGTGATTTTTACATCTGTGAGCGCTGAACCCGTTAATAGACCATGATGATATCGCTCGAACAAATGACGCCGAATTAAATTTTGATTTCCAACCGACAAATCATTTGGATGACAATCCGACTCAAAGATAATGCCACTGTTTCTTTCAGTCGGCTCTATGTTGAGATGTACTTCAGCATAATGCTTTAATGGTTCAAAATGCCCATAACCAATTACTTGCCTTTCAACTGTTTCTTTATAGAGAATTTTAGGTTCGGCAAAAGAAATATTAAAACCGAATCTATTTTTGACAAGCTGTTCCAATACCTCCAGCTGGATGACTCCCATAACATGGATATAGATTTCTTGAAAATTTTCATCCCATAAAACGTGTAAAGATGGGTCTTCTGCATCCAGGATATCGAAGCACTGCAATACTTCTTTTACATGGACAGATGAATCAAAGACAACTTTAGACTTTAAGGTTGGTACCATTTCATAACGAACCTTTTCTTTAAGCGTACCTACCCCATCTCCAACAGACGCCTTCGATAACCCGACAACACCAAAAATTTCGCCTGCTGCAACTCGATCAACTGTCTTAAAACTTCCGCCATGATAAATTCTTAATTGTGTTACTTTCTCCGTCACCCTATTTTCTTCATCACCATAGCTAATCTCATCTCGAACACGTACTGAACCATTAACTGCTTTTAGAAAAGTTACCCTAATCCCATCGTCATAGCGAATTTTATAAACTTGACCAGCAAAATCACCATCATCCGAATAAAATGTTTTGGTAAGTTGATCCAGGCTATCAAAAAAATCAATAACACCAATATCCTGTAATGCTGAACCACTAGAACAAGCAAAAATTTTATTTTCCTTTATATGTTGTTGTAATGTTTGTAACCATAAATTTTTGTCATAACCTGACTCCATATAATATTCAAGAAGCTGTTCATCACGCTCTGCAATAAATTCAATTAACTCTTCCTTCATTTCCCCATTATGAAAAGTTGTTGTAAGATCACATACATCTTCTGTTAGATTGGTACGAATTTCGTCCAAGACACCTGTTGCATTAGCACCTTCACGATCCGTTTTATTGATGAAGAAAAATGTGGGAATATGATGTTTTTGCAGCAATTGCCAAACCGTTTCTGTATGCCCTTCTACACCTTCAACCGCACTAACCATGACAATGGCATAATCCATCACCTGGATGGCTCGTTCCATTTCCGGGGAAAAATCGACATGCCCAGGAGTGTCAATCAAAAAATAATTGGAATCTTTATATGTAATTAGTCCTTGATCTGCAAAAACCGTAATTCCACGTGCCTTTTCAATATCATGACGATCAAGATAAGCATCTCGATGGTCAACACGGCCTTTTTGCCGGATACTTTTTGTATGGTAAAGCAGTTGCTCGGAAAAGGTTGTCTTCCCGGCATCAACATGTGCTACTATTCCGATTGTCTTATTCATTGTGTCACCTCGAACATTTTCAATTGCCTATCATTATTATATCAAAGTAACATCTAACTGTAAGAAAGAATCCATACAAAATAAAAATAGGGGATTAGCAACTTATTTCTAACAAGTTACAGATCCCCAAAAACTTAAAAATTACTCTACAAGCAAAGTTTTCGCTTGTTTCCCCGGATGATGAGCTGGCAACTGATCTCCATGACCAAATAGATTATCCTGCTTCTTCTTCTGTTCTGCCAACAATTGGAACAAACATCGAAAGAATTTTCACCTCTTCTGGAGATCTTCCCGTTTTCTTGATATCTGCCCGTAGTTTCTGAACTGTTTCTTTAGCAGCAGCAATATTTGGTGCACCAATGAATGTAAGTTCTGCATTTTGAGCAGCAAATGCGCGACCTTTTGTAGAAGCACCTGCTTGATATATGACCGGCGTCCGCTGCGGTGATGGTTCACTTAAGTGAGCACCAGGCACTTTAAAATATTTTCCTTCATGTTTAATATCATGAACTTTGTCTGGATCGGTATAGATGCCATTTTCTTTATCAACCTTAACAGCATCGTCCTCCCAACTTTCTTCCCAAAGCTTATAGCAAACACCCAAGTATTCTGCTGCAATATCATAACGCTCATCATGTTTCACTTGGTCATCAAATCCCATATTTACTGCTGCACTTTTCAGGTAAGACGTTACAATGTTCCATCCAATCCGCCCATTCGTTAGATGATCCAACGTTGTCATTTTGCGGGCAAAAGGATATGGATGTTCATGTGTAACAGAAGCCGTTACACCAAATCCGAGATGCTTCGTTACGCCCGCCATTAACGGAACAACCAATAACGGATCATTGACTGGTACCTGTGCCCCCTGACGAACAGCCGCATCCCGTGAGCCTTGATATACATCATATGCACCTAATACATCCGCAATAAATACAGCATCAAACCGACCTTTTTCCAGTAGTTTAGCAAGTTCAATCCAATACTCACTATCCTTGTATCGATGTGATTCATCTTCTGAATGGGTCCATAATCCAGGAGATTGATGACCCGCACAGTTCATATCAAACGCATTTAAATAGATTCGTTTGTTCGGCATATTTGGATGGCCCTCCTTCATTTAATTCAAATGTTTCTTTAATACAATGAAGCTGCTAGTGCATTTTGTTTATACACCAATTCCACAAAGTAATGTAATTGCTTTTTAGTGCGTTGTAAAATGTCCTCATCAACTATTGGATTTTTCTTTTGTTTATCAATCTGACTATCAAGTACATAGATACCTTTTAGATTATATCCTTTTAATGTTGCTAGCACAGGTTTTAATGCATATTCAATTGCTAGAAGATGAGACATACTCCCACCAGTCATGAGCGGGAGGACAGGTTTATGTTTGAGCACATCTTGCGGAAGTATATCAAGCAGTGCTTTTAAAACTCCCGAATAAGCGCCTTTATACACAGGCGAACCAACTATGACACCTTTAGCCGCCTGAGTTAATGTCGCGATTTCCCGGATGGCCGGAGTATCAAAGTCTCCCGAAAATAAAGTTTCAGGTGGCACATCTTTAACCGAAATATGGGTTACCGAAAAATCTTCCTGTTTAAGTAAAGTTCCCAAATATTTCAGGACCTGTTCCGATCGGGAATATGCTGATGGACTCCCAGATAAAATAGCAATTTCACTCATACAATCATCCCTTCTATTTTTCTAACGTTCGTTATTTAGCTACTGTGAATTTTTTCATTAGAAAACCCCCTTTTCTTTTATTCGAGAAAAGAGGGTTATTTTACGTTTAACATTCAATTTCCGCTCTTATCTCCCAAGAATTACTCCCGCTGGAATTAGCACCTTCCCGACAAGTGTCAGAGGTTGCTGAAGCTTCACAGGGCCAGATCCCTCAGCTTCTCTTGATAAGATTATTTAATTTTAATTTAAAGTATATTCCAACAAATCCAATAAGTCAAGTAGGAATTAAAAAATATGGTTCAATCCAAATATGCATGTAAATAAAAGGAACCAGAATTACCTGGTTCCTTCTTTTTTCTTATTCTTATTCCGTCAACAACGGATAGTAACCTTCTTCATTATGTGTTTCTGTTCCAACAAGTGGCGGATTAAATACACACACCATGCGCATTTGTGTTCTTGCGCGAAGTAGGTGCTTATCATTCTCATCTAGTGTATACATTGTTCCTGCTTTAAGTTGCCACACTTCACCAGTTTCTACTTTTTCAATTTCTCCTTCGCCTTCAATACAATAAACTGCTTCAATATGGTTTTTATACCAAAAATAATTCTCTGTACCAGCTTTGATTAATGTATCATTCACACTAAAACCAACATTGTCTTTTTTTAATAAAAATCGGCGACTCGTCCAGTTTTCTCCTGATGTTTCGTCCTCAGTACCTTTAATATCTTCAAGTGATTTTACGATCATTTCTACATTTCTCCTCTCTATTTTTCAGGCAATATCTATTACAATGTATTATGCAAGAACGTGATTTATACTTTCTTCCAAAATTCCAAGTCCTATTTTCAAACCTTCTTTATCAATGATAAGCGGCGGAAGGAACTTAATAACTTCATCATTTGGTCCTGAAGTTTCAACTATTAATCCACGTTCAAATGCTTCCGAACAAATTTTACTAGTAACATCATTTGTATTGTCGATGGCAATTCCCTGCATTAGACCTCTACCACGAGCCTCTCCATTTAGTTCTGGGAATTTTTTGATAATCGATTGAATACCTTCCTTTAAAATAAGCGCCTTCTCTTTAATTGACTGACTGAATTCATCTGTTTCCCAATTGGTCAATGCTTCTGATGCAGCAATAAATGCAAGGTTATTGCCTCGGAATGTTCCATTATGCTCACCAGGCCCCCATTGATCATATTCTGGTTTAATCAGTGTAATAGCCATTGGTAGGCCAATACCGCCGATCGATTTAGAAAGGCAGACAACATCTGGATTAATACCAGCAGGCTCAAAACTAAAGAAAGTACCTGTTCTGCCACATCCTGCTTGAACATCATCAATAATTAATAAAATGTCCCAACGTTTACAAATATTTTCTATTTTTTTCAGCCATTCCATTCTTGCAGCATTTATTCCACCTTCACCTTGAACGGTTTCTAAAATAATTGCTGCTGGTAATGCTACACCGCTTCCACTATCTTCTAGAAAACGTTCCAAATATGCAATTGTATCTTGACCATCCATGTATCCGTCAAATGGCATTGAAACAGAATGGTTGAGCGGAATTCCAGCACCATGGCGTTTGAATGAATTTCCTGTAACAGAAAGGGAACCAATTGTCATACCGTGGAATGCGTTTGTGAAGCTAATAACGGTATCACGACCAGTAACCTTTCTGGCAATTTTAAGGGCGCTTTCGACTGTGTTTGTTCCCGTTGGTCCAGGAAACATAATTTTATAGTCGAGTTCACGGGGTGTAAGAATAACGTCATTAAATCGTTCTAAGAATTTTTGTCTCGGTGTTGTTCCCATGTCGAGGCTATGGATTATTCCATCATTACGTATATAATCAATTATTTTCTCCTGCATTGCCTCATTGTTATGACCATAATTTAATGTCCCGGCACCTGCAAAGAAATCAATATATTCTTTATCATCTATATCCCACAACTTATATCCTTTAGCCTTTGTAAAGATAGTTGGCCAGCCTCTGCTGTAACTTCTTACTGTAGACTCAAGTTCTTCAAACGTTTTCATTTTCGCATCGCTTAATACTGCTGTTGTCACCTGCATCATTCCCTTTATTTATTTTCTTCTGAAATAGGTCCAATCTTATACAACAATTCGTCTTCATGCCCTGTTCGTGGAAAATCGATCGATAAAATATAACTTGATGTTATACAATTCGTCTCAAGCTTCTTCGCAAGACCTAAAAATAAATGTTGTGATGGTATATTTGACGGCGAGACGGTCGCTTCAACATAAC
Coding sequences within:
- a CDS encoding elongation factor G, producing the protein MNKTIGIVAHVDAGKTTFSEQLLYHTKSIRQKGRVDHRDAYLDRHDIEKARGITVFADQGLITYKDSNYFLIDTPGHVDFSPEMERAIQVMDYAIVMVSAVEGVEGHTETVWQLLQKHHIPTFFFINKTDREGANATGVLDEIRTNLTEDVCDLTTTFHNGEMKEELIEFIAERDEQLLEYYMESGYDKNLWLQTLQQHIKENKIFACSSGSALQDIGVIDFFDSLDQLTKTFYSDDGDFAGQVYKIRYDDGIRVTFLKAVNGSVRVRDEISYGDEENRVTEKVTQLRIYHGGSFKTVDRVAAGEIFGVVGLSKASVGDGVGTLKEKVRYEMVPTLKSKVVFDSSVHVKEVLQCFDILDAEDPSLHVLWDENFQEIYIHVMGVIQLEVLEQLVKNRFGFNISFAEPKILYKETVERQVIGYGHFEPLKHYAEVHLNIEPTERNSGIIFESDCHPNDLSVGNQNLIRRHLFERYHHGLLTGSALTDVKITLLTGKAHNKHTSGGDFREATYRALRQGLEKAKNVLLEPYYNFKVKVELDHIGRVLSDIQQAHGTFDPPETIGDKVIVQGRVPVATFMNYNFMFASFTHGKGRLNLQFGGYDRCHNEEAVIKRLDYDKDADLEYTSNSIFCAKGQGYKVPWDQAENKMHCL
- the ssuE gene encoding NADPH-dependent FMN reductase yields the protein MSEIAILSGSPSAYSRSEQVLKYLGTLLKQEDFSVTHISVKDVPPETLFSGDFDTPAIREIATLTQAAKGVIVGSPVYKGAYSGVLKALLDILPQDVLKHKPVLPLMTGGSMSHLLAIEYALKPVLATLKGYNLKGIYVLDSQIDKQKKNPIVDEDILQRTKKQLHYFVELVYKQNALAASLY
- a CDS encoding ectoine synthase gives rise to the protein MIVKSLEDIKGTEDETSGENWTSRRFLLKKDNVGFSVNDTLIKAGTENYFWYKNHIEAVYCIEGEGEIEKVETGEVWQLKAGTMYTLDENDKHLLRARTQMRMVCVFNPPLVGTETHNEEGYYPLLTE
- the ectB gene encoding diaminobutyrate--2-oxoglutarate transaminase; protein product: MKTFEELESTVRSYSRGWPTIFTKAKGYKLWDIDDKEYIDFFAGAGTLNYGHNNEAMQEKIIDYIRNDGIIHSLDMGTTPRQKFLERFNDVILTPRELDYKIMFPGPTGTNTVESALKIARKVTGRDTVISFTNAFHGMTIGSLSVTGNSFKRHGAGIPLNHSVSMPFDGYMDGQDTIAYLERFLEDSGSGVALPAAIILETVQGEGGINAARMEWLKKIENICKRWDILLIIDDVQAGCGRTGTFFSFEPAGINPDVVCLSKSIGGIGLPMAITLIKPEYDQWGPGEHNGTFRGNNLAFIAASEALTNWETDEFSQSIKEKALILKEGIQSIIKKFPELNGEARGRGLMQGIAIDNTNDVTSKICSEAFERGLIVETSGPNDEVIKFLPPLIIDKEGLKIGLGILEESINHVLA